The Candidatus Baltobacteraceae bacterium genome has a window encoding:
- a CDS encoding sodium:solute symporter family protein: MHLTRLDLIIVVLSLGITFVPAIVLARRAGKDITEFFAAGRQAPWWLIGISLVATTFSTDTPNLVTNLVRDGGVAENWVWWSFLLTGMATVFFYARLWRRSGVLTDLEFYELRYAGKAASFVRGFRAIYLGLFFNCVIIATVNLAAVKIAGILFGWPRWETLLICVIVPIIFAATAGLWGVMVTDMIQFCITMTSAFAAAYFAIHAPGVGGLHGLIAHVSATAPSLLSLLPNFADWPTALAIFIIPLTVQWWSVWYPGAEPGGGSYVAQRMLAARSESDSMLGTLAFSAMHYALRPWPWIVVALASTIVYPTLHDIQARFPHVAPSLIGNDIAYPAMLVFLPSGFAGFMVAGIFAAYRSTIETHLNWGTSYLVHDFYQRFVRKDATQRELVLAGRIVTAALMGVGVVFTLYLDNAKDAFNLLLSIGAGTGLIYLLRWFWWRINAWSEVSAMLASFVVSVGFFIAGKAGHPAASTTVLLVTVAITTVVWLVVTFATPPAPDAALEAFYAKVRPMGPGWSRIRSAAGLPPSPDSPAQALGGWVLGLAAIYGALFSTGAFVYGHPGTGALWGAVSVAGVIGLVTIVRRTFTSSA; encoded by the coding sequence GTGCACTTAACCCGGCTCGACCTCATTATCGTCGTGCTGTCGCTCGGCATAACGTTCGTGCCGGCGATCGTCCTGGCGCGCCGCGCCGGAAAAGACATCACCGAGTTCTTTGCGGCGGGTAGGCAAGCGCCGTGGTGGCTGATCGGTATCTCGCTCGTCGCGACGACGTTCTCGACCGACACGCCCAACCTGGTCACCAATCTCGTACGCGACGGCGGCGTCGCGGAGAACTGGGTCTGGTGGTCGTTCCTACTGACCGGAATGGCGACGGTTTTCTTCTACGCGCGATTGTGGCGGCGCAGCGGCGTGCTGACCGATCTCGAGTTTTACGAGCTGCGTTACGCCGGGAAAGCCGCCTCGTTCGTGCGCGGATTCCGCGCGATCTATCTCGGCCTGTTCTTCAACTGCGTGATCATCGCGACGGTGAACCTCGCGGCGGTGAAGATCGCCGGCATTCTCTTTGGCTGGCCGCGTTGGGAAACGCTGCTGATTTGCGTGATCGTGCCCATCATCTTCGCGGCCACGGCGGGATTGTGGGGCGTCATGGTGACCGACATGATTCAGTTCTGCATCACGATGACGTCGGCGTTTGCCGCGGCGTATTTCGCCATTCACGCGCCGGGCGTCGGCGGACTGCATGGATTGATCGCGCACGTTTCGGCAACGGCGCCGTCCCTGTTGTCGCTTCTCCCGAACTTTGCCGACTGGCCGACCGCATTAGCGATCTTCATTATCCCGCTGACCGTGCAGTGGTGGTCGGTATGGTACCCGGGCGCCGAGCCGGGGGGCGGCAGTTACGTCGCGCAGCGCATGCTGGCCGCGCGCAGCGAGTCGGACTCGATGCTCGGCACGCTGGCCTTCTCGGCGATGCACTACGCGTTGCGGCCGTGGCCGTGGATCGTGGTCGCGCTCGCGTCGACGATCGTCTATCCCACCTTGCACGACATTCAAGCGCGCTTCCCGCACGTGGCGCCAAGCCTCATCGGCAACGACATCGCGTATCCGGCGATGCTGGTCTTCTTACCGTCGGGATTTGCCGGTTTCATGGTCGCCGGCATCTTCGCGGCATACCGTTCGACGATCGAGACCCACCTGAACTGGGGCACGTCGTATCTCGTGCACGATTTCTACCAGCGCTTCGTACGAAAAGATGCGACGCAGCGCGAGCTCGTGCTGGCCGGCCGCATCGTCACCGCCGCGCTGATGGGTGTGGGCGTCGTCTTCACGCTGTACTTGGACAACGCCAAGGACGCGTTCAACCTGCTGCTTTCGATCGGCGCCGGGACGGGCCTGATCTACCTGCTGCGCTGGTTCTGGTGGCGCATCAACGCGTGGAGTGAGGTAAGCGCGATGCTCGCGTCGTTCGTGGTGTCGGTCGGGTTCTTCATCGCCGGCAAGGCCGGGCATCCCGCGGCGAGCACGACCGTGCTGCTCGTGACGGTCGCCATCACCACGGTCGTTTGGCTCGTCGTTACGTTTGCGACCCCGCCCGCGCCGGACGCCGCGCTCGAGGCATTCTATGCCAAAGTGAGGCCGATGGGTCCGGGCTGGTCCCGAATCCGTTCGGCGGCCGGCCTTCCGCCGTCGCCCGACTCGCCCGCCCAGGCCCTAGGGGGCTGGGTTTTGGGCCTGGCTGCTATCTACGGAGCCCTGTTCTCGACCGGGGCCTTCGTTTACGGACATCCGGGCACCGGAGCGCTCTGGGGGGCGGTTTCCGTAGCAGGAGTTATTGGATTGGTAACAATTGTCCGTCGAACGTTTACATCGAGCGCTTAA
- a CDS encoding substrate-binding domain-containing protein, protein MNYRFFTVGALLSLALAACTSSSSTATNSAASAGGSAAPGGKTIGVSIQNREAQFYQDMEAGMRQEAQKYGYSLIVVDANRDNAKQQSQVEDFISKKVDAIVLTPFDSQAIGSAIVEANNANIPVFTADIASTSKQGKVVAHVASDNVQGGYQAGKLMCAAVGTSGSVAILDEPEVTSVQDRVKGFKQALAQACPGVTIVADIDSGGSRDKANSDAGDILQAHKDLKGIFGINDDSALGALTAVKAAGETGKIAIVGFDADPEARKAIAAGGMYGDAIQFPTKIGATTIDVIHDYLGGKTPPAFVKLGTGTFTQSDAKKAAP, encoded by the coding sequence TTGAATTACCGCTTTTTTACCGTTGGAGCGCTACTCTCGCTTGCCTTGGCGGCGTGCACGAGCTCGAGTTCCACGGCGACGAATTCGGCTGCATCGGCGGGCGGCTCGGCCGCTCCCGGCGGGAAAACCATCGGCGTCTCGATTCAGAATCGCGAAGCGCAGTTCTACCAGGACATGGAGGCCGGGATGCGCCAGGAGGCGCAAAAATACGGCTATTCGCTGATCGTCGTCGACGCCAATCGCGATAACGCCAAACAGCAGAGCCAAGTCGAAGACTTCATCTCGAAGAAAGTCGACGCGATCGTGTTGACGCCGTTCGACTCGCAAGCCATCGGCAGCGCGATCGTGGAAGCGAACAACGCGAACATTCCGGTCTTCACGGCCGACATCGCGAGCACGAGCAAGCAAGGCAAGGTCGTCGCGCACGTGGCCAGCGACAACGTGCAGGGCGGATATCAAGCGGGCAAGCTCATGTGCGCCGCCGTCGGTACGTCGGGAAGCGTCGCGATTCTCGACGAGCCCGAGGTCACGAGCGTGCAAGATCGCGTCAAGGGCTTCAAACAGGCACTCGCGCAGGCTTGCCCCGGCGTGACGATCGTTGCGGATATCGATTCGGGAGGTTCGCGCGACAAAGCCAACAGCGATGCCGGCGACATTCTGCAAGCGCACAAGGATCTCAAAGGCATCTTCGGCATCAACGACGATTCGGCGCTCGGCGCCCTCACGGCGGTGAAGGCCGCGGGCGAAACCGGCAAAATCGCGATCGTCGGATTCGATGCCGATCCCGAAGCGCGTAAGGCAATTGCTGCCGGCGGCATGTACGGCGACGCCATCCAGTTTCCCACGAAGATCGGCGCGACGACGATCGACGTGATTCACGACTACCTGGGCGGCAAGACGCCGCCCGCATTCGTGAAACTCGGAACCGGTACGTTCACGCAGTCGGACGCCAAGAAAGCCGCGCCCTGA
- a CDS encoding endonuclease/exonuclease/phosphatase family protein, whose protein sequence is MRVLGVNVRSGGSRGTAGALVDRCLSHEAEVLVFSEFRDNATGAYLRRSLGKHGYAHQAATEGHRGNGVLIASTREFSAIANPFGLPDDEYPNAVIEARFESVRVFGVYLPGQDRKRPHLRCLIATAARYNEGGVDAICIGDFNSGRNETDVEINLGRKTLKDEFSTADLYAELERYWTEAWLHFHPDRREFSWYPFRKAPPEQRRNGWRIDKAFVSQSLLPKLTGAQYDHGFRLEGLTDHSGLIVDLDD, encoded by the coding sequence ATGCGAGTGCTCGGAGTCAACGTTCGATCGGGCGGCAGCCGCGGCACGGCCGGCGCGCTCGTCGATCGCTGCCTTTCGCACGAAGCGGAGGTCCTCGTTTTTTCGGAGTTTCGCGATAACGCGACCGGCGCATATCTGCGCCGCAGCCTCGGCAAACACGGGTACGCGCATCAAGCCGCGACCGAGGGTCACCGCGGCAACGGCGTTTTGATTGCGTCGACGCGCGAGTTTTCAGCTATTGCCAATCCCTTTGGGCTGCCCGACGACGAATATCCCAATGCCGTCATCGAGGCCCGGTTCGAAAGCGTGCGCGTCTTCGGCGTCTATCTGCCGGGGCAGGACCGCAAGCGTCCGCATCTGCGCTGCTTGATCGCGACCGCCGCGCGCTATAACGAGGGCGGCGTCGACGCAATCTGTATTGGTGATTTCAACTCCGGACGCAACGAAACCGACGTCGAGATCAACCTCGGCCGCAAAACGCTCAAAGACGAGTTCAGCACGGCCGATCTCTACGCCGAGCTCGAACGGTATTGGACCGAAGCTTGGCTGCACTTCCATCCCGACAGGCGCGAGTTCAGCTGGTATCCGTTTCGCAAAGCGCCGCCCGAGCAGCGCCGCAACGGCTGGCGCATCGACAAAGCGTTCGTATCGCAGTCTTTATTGCCGAAGCTGACCGGCGCGCAATACGATCACGGGTTTCGTTTGGAAGGCCTCACCGATCACTCCGGCTTGATCGTCGATCTAGACGACTAA